AGGGGATCACTTTCATCGGCCAGTATCTGACGCAATGCGTCTGATGCCGCCCAAAAGCGATTGAAAATGCTCAAACCGGTTTCCTGGACAGCCCACGACCACCAGCCGATGTCGTAATAATAAGCCGCTTTAAGATACTTCTTCAGCAGGTCCAACTGATTATGCGCTGCCAAGTCTTCAGGGCGCTGGGATACCCTTATCTCGAGGCGGCGGGCCGCTTTTGCCACCGCCGTTGTATCACTCTCCAGCTGAGTCTGGAATTTGATCCGCCGCAGGGCTGTCACTGGTCGCAGCTCGATGGCGTGTAGCCCGACACCGGCGCTGTCACCCCTGACAGCCACATCCAGGTGGCCGCTCGCTACAGTCACGCGCCTGCGAACCGTTCGAAACGGCAGCCGGTACCAGGGAGTTACAATCTGATCGGCGACAGTGCTATTATTGACCCATACTTCCATCACTTTAAGCGTGTCCATACTGCCGTTCCCCAGCGTCACCGTCAGGAAATAGTCACCATCCGGCGCATCAATCCGGAATAAAACCTGGCCAGCTGACAGCACCCCGTCCTCGGTCAGGGCATCGTACGGTTTTATACGGCAGCTGTCGAAAGAGATAGTCGGGGCCGAAAGCCAGCCAAAGCCCCGGTCTTCAGTATATGCGGTCTCAGGGGTCACCTGGACAAAGTAGGCCGCCACTGGCGAGGGGCCGGTACCCATGTCAAACAGGAAATTCTTCCCGACATGGTCCTCAGAAGACCGGCAGGCCTGGAAGGTGTTCAATAACAATATCACCAGCAGGGCAGCGAACCTCATTATGCTACACGATTGCCTCACCGGACTATTCTCCCTTCAGGATCTCAGCTGCTGAGTCCATTCGGCCCATCTCCCGGCACCAGTGAGACCCAGCCGTCAAGTTGATTTTTGTTACCGCCACCCTGTACCTATCAGAATACTCACCAGTCGGCGCTGCTGCCGTCAGTATAGGTGTTCCTGTTGTAATCGGGCGACCTCAATCCCGGCGATGATCATCGATCCTAAGCCCCGGGGATCATGGTCAAAAGTGGGCCGCTCGAAATAAAACGGCAGGCTTTCGCCAATGCCCGTACCGCGGCAGGTCCCGCGAACGGTGCCGTCAGCCGCAACCATGCTTTGAAGGGCCGACCAACCCTTCAGCGCCCGCTCCCGGAAGGACTCAGCGAGCCAACCTTCGCGAATCCCGCGGGCCATCCCCAGCACAAACATGCTGGTGCAGGAGGTCTCCTCGTACGACTCAGGATGATCCAGGACCTGGTGCCACATGCCGCTTTCCGGGTCCTGATACTGAACCAGACCGTCCATGTGGCGGCGGAAAATATCCAATACTGCCGGGTACCTGGGATGGGCCTTTGGTAGCTGGGTGAGGGCTTCAGTCATCGCCCATACCATCCAGCCGTTAGCACGTCCCCAGAAAGCGACTGATCGCTTGCCCGTAGGACCGAACCAGGCATGTTTGAACAGGCCCTTTTCCGCTACGAATAGCCGCTCGGCGAACTGAATCACCTGCCGGGCAGCATCATCAAAATAGGCCGGATCACCGGTCACCCGCGCCATCCGCAATAAATAGGGCACGCTCATGAACAGATCATCGGCCCAGACGGTATACGCCACCGGCTCAGGCCGACAGAAGGTGCCATCCGTCAGGCGGACCTGCCGGTGCGAAATATAGTCGGATATTGGGAACACAAGGGCCTTGTAATTCTCCCCTTCCCCGCGCAGATAGAGCTCCACAAAGGGTAGGGCGGGAGCGCCGGTATCATCGAGCATGGTTCGCCGAAAGAGGCGGTGAAAGCTCCCCCGGAAGGCATGAAGGGATTGGTACTGCCACTTGAAGTAGCTATAGTGCTCCATTATGAAATCACAATAGCGCCGGACGAAGTCGAAATAGTGCCGGTCATTGGAAGCGTCCGCCAGGGCCAGAATGCCAAACATGGTGGCGCCGTGGGCATAGTGCCAGTCGTTGTAGGCCCAGCGCTTGAAATTGCTTGTGAGTTGCCATAGATGCGATGGTCGCGGCACAATCCAGGCAAACTTCCTTTCAGATTCTGTCGCCAGATCACCGGCCATGAATGCGCTCTCGGGTGGATAGACCTGCTCCAGCGCCCGAGCTATGCCACTGCCATTCGGCAATTCGAAGGGGCCCAGACAAAGCCAGTGGGATTCGGTGATCCCTGAATCTACCAGCTGCAGCGAAAAGGATATTGCTTGTTCCTCTCCTCCTTCGGCTGTCAGGGCCTGCAGGAAGAATATCCACGGCCCGCTGCTGGTGACCACCTTAACCAGGATGGGATTGGAGCCCGCCTGCAATTGGGCTTCGAAAGTATCTTGAAAGGCAAAGCGCTCATAGGCGATCTCGGTGAGCGTGGGCGCTCGCGCCCGATCCCAATGGTAGACCAGGTCCGAATTAAGCCATACTTTGATCCCATCGCTGCCGCTGATTCCGAAGGTGATGATCGTGTCACTCACGCTGTGTATTGAGCCCAGGGCATATCCCACGCCCGGCCCAACAGCACCAAACAGACGCCGGAAATCGACAAACTGAATGCCCAGCACAGTTTCCTGTGGGACGAGCTCAAAGTCGAATGTGGTTTCCCTTATAACCCTATCGGCAATCGCTTTCACCACTTCGCGAGGAGTCCGGTGATCGATCCTCTCCCCACACCCGGAGGATAGGAAAGTCCCTACTCCAGTGATCAGATAAATCGTGCATATGAGCCGCCTTTTCATTCTACCGCCCTTCAACCCCTCAGGCTCCTCAGGTAGACCTCAACATTGTTTCACGCCTTCAGTCTTTGCCAGGATTTTCAGAGAATTGAAATCCGATAGGTGACGGTCTGTTCAAACCCGCTCTGGCCTCCAGCCAATTCCAGCGTCACCGGATAGCATTTTAGGGAGGGGAAAGGGTGCCAATAGCGTGATTCCTCACGACCTAATACAATCCGTGCCGCACCTTCCACGATCTCCAGCTTGAATTCTCTTTTACCACCCTGAATGAGAACCGTAAGCGGATCAACCAGCTCAAAGGTCATACCGGACTGCTGCACGAAAGGCTCGATGATCCTTATCGCTGGCTTTCTACCATGGTATCGCAGCTTCACCGATTTCAGTAATCCCTCGTCGAAAATCTCGTGAGTCCAGACATACGCCACACCGCCGGGCAGCCGGTCGCTATTTTTCAACTCACCACCGGTCGAGATGATCGCCGTGGATCGGTCTCCTCTGGAAACGGAAATGCGACCGTCGAACTCGTAGAGGTTGGTATAATAACCGCTGTCGTCCCGGAACTCGATTCTTGGAGTCAGGCAAATGATACTATCCTCCAATTCGGGGAAATGCATGGGTTCCCAGCGGCGGTAGATGGTCTGGCTGGAGGTTTGGAGGAAGCCGTGACCACTTACCCACAGGTTGGAAATAGACCCCCCCGTCGGTCGGTGCATGTACTTGCTCGCGATCCCCTGCTGTAGGTCCTTATAGTTATAGGCCGTAACCGTCGCCATAAAGTTCTCGGACCGGGCCAGGACCACATCAACCGTCGGGAAAAGTCGGGCCCAGCCCACCTGATCCGTCGGGAGCGCAGGCAGCTTTCCGTCCTGCTGTTCACCGAACTCCACGGCGAGCGCCAGGTTCTTGGCCCGAACGAAAGTGGGATATATGCACGGCGGGGTATCGAAAAGATCCCAGAAATGGGGACCATATCCAACCATACTATCCTTCATCATCCCCCGCAGATACGCCAAATTCCGGAGGGCCGCCGTTCGGTACCGCGAATCCACCGGCGTATACAGACTGAATAGTATCTGGCAACCGTCCGCGGTCTTGCTCCCATAGGTGGTCCATTTATTGGAGCGTATCCCCCACGATGCATCCACCGAGCCATCGGGATAGATAAAGGGAAGGTGGTTTGGGAGCGCCTTCTTCACCGCCTCGTCCACCTCCAGGTGATTGGTCAACTTGGCGTATAGACCCAGTCCCCAGAGGGTCATATCGAGGGCATATCCCAGGTCCACACCGTATTTTACTCCCCCGATCCTTCCCCCCTCACCTGTGATGAAGCCGTCTTCGTCCATCTTGGCTACAACCTGTAACGCCAGTTCCTGGGCCTTCTGCGAGTACCGTTCATCGGGAATGATAAGGTTAGTCACAGCCAGCGCCGAGGCCGTCGTTGCACAGTAATTGATACTGGCGAAACGGGGATTCATCACCGCTTCCAGATAGTCCGCCGCTTCTTTAATGGCCTCTTGCCAGGCGCGTCTTTCTTCGCTGGACAAGTATTCCTGAAGAATCGGGAAGGCACACGCCATCATCAGCAGCTGATCAGCCGTGGTTCCGGTCCAGGTTTCTGGCGTTTCGTACCAGGAACCTTCCTCGGTCTGCTGAGTGATGAGCCAATTCCCGGCCGCTATGGCTGTCTCCAGATATTTTTCCTTTCCGCTGTGCCGATAGGCGACGGCGAACGGGTAGACCGCCTCTCCCGCCCGGGTATGCAGCACACTGCACCTGAGACATCTGACGGCGCCAAAATCAGCACTGCTTCGATCTTTAATCTGCAGGTCCACCAGTGCGTCCGTGAGCTGGTAAAGCGTTTCTAATGATTCAGCTTTTATGGAGCCGGTCTGTACTCCCTTCCTACACGAACTACAAACCAGCCCAAATAGGATCAGGAATACCCATAGTCCACCGGTGCTGTATCGCATTTTAAAGCCCTTATGATGATTGCTTATGGAAAAAAAACGACCTCCTGAAGCCCCTGAAATATCTCCAACCCAGTGAGGATCACTTCGTGTACTGTTGCGTAATCTATTTCCGATACCTCGTTCCCGAAGGAGCTGGTTTTCCCAAATACCACTTTCCCTATGGATGGCGCATCACTCTCCCACATAATGGTGATGCCATCGGTTGTCACGTTCTGCAAATAGAGTCCTTTGATAATACCACCTGCCTCCGCCTGACTTCGGCAGCATACAGGCCGGTCAGAATGAGGAGTGCCAGGCACATGCCTGCCGCCCTGAACCTGGACGGATTCCGTATCCCGGACATTAACTGCTGGCCGGCGTGATCCACCACAACACGGTAATAAGAAATGAGCTCTTGGAATTTCATCGCTAGCCCCCTTCTAGTTGCCCTATGAACCGATTCCAGCCAGGATAGACATCAGTGAAATCAATATTAAAACGATAATCCCGGCGCCGATAAATCCAAGTATATCGGTCCGGTATCGCAACCAGGAGAATTTCTTAGGGAGGGAGAACAAGTCGACAATCAGTAGTCCATCCTCGCTATCGCTGCGGGCGAGCAGCTTTTCAACCCACAATCTTCTGGAACTGCGCCCGCTTTTACCTTCAGAAAATCCCTCCAGTTTGATTTCCACACCAGCATCTCGCAGCCGCTGTTCGGCACCCACCGGGGTACTCAAGAGAGTGTAGAATTTGCGCAGTTGCTCCTCCGGCTCCGGCTTGGTTATCCAGCTCACCATAACCATCACCAGCAGCCCGACAGGCAAATAGGCCGCAATCTGATACTGAATGGGCAGGTCAAGATAATTCTGGACATATAAGGCGACGGCAATCATGCTGGCAGCGCTGGCAAAGGCACCATAGCGGTTGGCCCGCTTCCAGATCACACCCACCCAGAAGGCGATGCCCAGGTAGGCCGTCACCTTCCACACTTCCATCAGCCCCCGCACAACGCTGGGGAAACTGAAGGCGAATAAGACACCCCCAGCCACGACGAATAGTGAGGCGATCCTGCCCGTCCGCAGCAAGGTCTTTTCGGAAGCGTCAGAATTGATGTACGGCAGATAAATGTTGCGGGTAAAGAGCGCCGCAGCGTGTACCATGAAGGCATCGCAAGTAGAC
The DNA window shown above is from Candidatus Neomarinimicrobiota bacterium and carries:
- a CDS encoding glycoside hydrolase family 105 protein, whose translation is MKRRLICTIYLITGVGTFLSSGCGERIDHRTPREVVKAIADRVIRETTFDFELVPQETVLGIQFVDFRRLFGAVGPGVGYALGSIHSVSDTIITFGISGSDGIKVWLNSDLVYHWDRARAPTLTEIAYERFAFQDTFEAQLQAGSNPILVKVVTSSGPWIFFLQALTAEGGEEQAISFSLQLVDSGITESHWLCLGPFELPNGSGIARALEQVYPPESAFMAGDLATESERKFAWIVPRPSHLWQLTSNFKRWAYNDWHYAHGATMFGILALADASNDRHYFDFVRRYCDFIMEHYSYFKWQYQSLHAFRGSFHRLFRRTMLDDTGAPALPFVELYLRGEGENYKALVFPISDYISHRQVRLTDGTFCRPEPVAYTVWADDLFMSVPYLLRMARVTGDPAYFDDAARQVIQFAERLFVAEKGLFKHAWFGPTGKRSVAFWGRANGWMVWAMTEALTQLPKAHPRYPAVLDIFRRHMDGLVQYQDPESGMWHQVLDHPESYEETSCTSMFVLGMARGIREGWLAESFRERALKGWSALQSMVAADGTVRGTCRGTGIGESLPFYFERPTFDHDPRGLGSMIIAGIEVARLQQEHLY